A DNA window from Citrobacter tructae contains the following coding sequences:
- a CDS encoding YebW family protein, whose amino-acid sequence MFTLVLFVCYLDGGCEDIVVDVYNTEQQCLISMDDQRIRNGGCLPADGYIDSFWKPAQTYSDF is encoded by the coding sequence ATGTTCACGCTGGTTCTTTTTGTTTGCTACCTGGATGGCGGTTGTGAAGATATCGTGGTCGATGTCTACAATACGGAACAGCAGTGCCTTATTTCGATGGACGATCAGCGTATTCGCAATGGAGGATGCTTGCCGGCGGATGGCTACATCGATAGCTTCTGGAAACCTGCCCAAACGTACAGCGATTTTTGA
- a CDS encoding YebV family protein yields the protein MKTSVRIGAFEIDDAELHGESPGDRTLTIPCKSDPDLCMQLDAWDADTSVPALLNGEHSVLFREHYDRKSDAWIMRFA from the coding sequence ATGAAAACCAGTGTGCGCATTGGCGCTTTTGAGATCGACGACGCCGAGTTACATGGCGAATCGCCGGGAGACCGAACGTTAACCATTCCGTGTAAATCCGATCCGGATTTATGTATGCAGCTGGACGCCTGGGATGCCGATACCAGCGTCCCGGCCCTCCTTAATGGCGAACATTCTGTTCTATTCCGTGAGCACTACGATCGTAAGTCAGATGCCTGGATCATGCGTTTTGCCTGA